A genomic segment from Spinacia oleracea cultivar Varoflay chromosome 3, BTI_SOV_V1, whole genome shotgun sequence encodes:
- the LOC110783105 gene encoding probable pectinesterase/pectinesterase inhibitor 61 isoform X2, with protein MNQNYGRLNLGPPATTTELKPPPNPKPRRLLLLLAGALLIIATACGIPLAVRSLQKTHNPSQGLPPTRVIREACGLTRFPELCQTSLSNFPGAVSARDPREVAHISVKMTLQKFGVALWESSEIRNWPMDTWSRSAYDDCLELLDDSVDLLARSLLSVTKTASSSSPAADEESVSDEDNKAQGGSQQDVVTWLSGAMTNQDTCTEGFNNVGGTIKNQMVQSLQDLSKLVSNSLAIYAATASHKMNDFAGIPIQNRRLLGFEPEFFPDKSGFPEWITRPDRELLGSPTQSIQADIIVAQDGSGTVKTIAEAIKKAPENSARRIIIFVKAGTYAEDNLKVGRKKTNLWFLGEGRGQTVITGKKSVGHDQITTFHTAVFAATGTGFVARDITFANEAGPGNHQAVALRVGADHAVVYRCEMKGYQDTLYVHSQRQFYRECDIYGTVDFIFGNAAVVFQNCTMWARKPMAQQKVTITAQNRKDPNQNTGMSMHACQARATADLEGAKSSYPTYLGRPWKIFSRVVYMECYLGDHIDPRGWLEWNATSPLDKLYYGEYGNVGPRADTSQRVKWPGFHVNMSKGEAEKFTVAQFIFGQGWITSTGVSYQSGLLAN; from the exons ATGAACCAAAACTACGGCCGTCTAAACCTCGGCCCACCCGCCACAACCACCGAACTCAAACCCCCTCCCAACCCAAAACCCCGCCGCCTCCTCCTCCTTCTTGCCGGAGCCCTCCTCATTATCGCCACCGCCTGTGGAATCCCACTGGCGGTGAGATCCTTGCAAAAGACCCATAACCCCTCCCAAGGCCTACCCCCAACTAGGGTAATCCGGGAGGCATGTGGGTTAACCCGGTTCCCGGAACTTTGCCAAACATCCCTATCAAACTTCCCCGGGGCGGTGTCGGCGAGGGACCCACGTGAGGTGGCCCACATTTCGGTTAAAATGACGTTGCAGAAGTTTGGGGTGGCATTATGGGAGTCGTCGGAGATAAGAAACTGGCCGATGGACACGTGGTCGAGGTCGGCGTACGACGACTGTTTGGAGCTGTTGGATGATTCGGTTGACCTCCTTGCACGGTCGCTGCTTTCTGTCACTAAAACGGCGTCGTCTTCGTCGCCGGCGGCAGATGAAGAGAGTGTTAGTGATGAGGATAATAAAGCTCAG GGAGGGTCCCAACAAGATGTGGTGACATGGCTAAGTGGGGCCATGACAAACCAAGACACGTGTACGGAAGGATTTAACAACGTGGGTGGGACCATAAAGAATCAAATGGTCCAAAGCTTGCAAGATTTGTCCAAGCTAGTCAGCAACAGTCTAGCAATATATGCGGCCACGGCCAGTCATAAAATGAACGACTTTGCAGGTATTCCGATACAAAATCGGAGGTTAttaggattcgaacctgagtTCTTCCCGGACAAATCCGGGTTTCCTGAATGGATAACGAGGCCCGACAGAGAGCTATTAGGAAGCCCGACCCAAAGCATACAAGCGGATATAATTGTGGCACAAGATGGGTCGGGTACTGTGAAGACTATTGCCGAAGCTATAAAAAAAGCTCCCGAGAATAGTGCACGTCGCATTATTATCTTTGTCAAGGCTGGAac ATATGCAGAAGATAACTTGAAAGTGGGAAGAAAGAAAACCAATTTGTGGTTTTTAGGAGAAGGCAGAGGGCAAACTGTGATTACCGGCAAAAAAAGCGTTGGTCATGATCAGATAACCACTTTCCACACTGCCGTATTTG CCGCCACCGGCACCGGCTTTGTAGCTCGAGATATCACATTTGCAAACGAGGCTGGCCCCGGTAACCACCAAGCAGTAGCCCTTCGTGTAGGCGCCGACCATGCCGTGGTTTACCGTTGTGAGATGAAGGGGTATCAAGACACACTCTACGTACACTCTCAACGACAATTTTACAGGGAGTGCGACATATACGGAACGGTAGATTTCATTTTTGGTAACGCGGCTGTAGTGTTTCAAAATTGCACTATGTGGGCTCGAAAGCCCATGGCCCAACAAAAAGTCACAATTACAGCCCAAAACCGGAAAGACCCAAATCAGAACACGGGTATGTCAATGCACGCTTGCCAAGCCCGAGCCACCGCGGACCTCGAGGGAGCCAAATCGAGCTACCCGACCTATTTAGGCCGCCCGTGGAAAATATTTTCTAGGGTTGTGTACATGGAGTGTTACTTGGGTGATCACATTGATCCTAGAGGGTGGTTAGAGTGGAATGCAACATCTCCTTTAGACAAGTTATACTATGGTGAGTACGGAAACGTCGGGCCACGAGCCGACACGTCACAACGGGTCAAATGGCCCGGTTTTCACGTGAATATGTCCAAAGGAGAGGCCGAGAAATTTACAGTGGCCCAATTCATATTTGGACAAGGTTGGATAACTTCAACCGGGGTTTCATACCAATCAGGATTATTGGctaattaa
- the LOC110783105 gene encoding probable pectinesterase/pectinesterase inhibitor 61 isoform X1: MNQNYGRLNLGPPATTTELKPPPNPKPRRLLLLLAGALLIIATACGIPLAVRSLQKTHNPSQGLPPTRVIREACGLTRFPELCQTSLSNFPGAVSARDPREVAHISVKMTLQKFGVALWESSEIRNWPMDTWSRSAYDDCLELLDDSVDLLARSLLSVTKTASSSSPAADEESVSDEDNKAQQGGSQQDVVTWLSGAMTNQDTCTEGFNNVGGTIKNQMVQSLQDLSKLVSNSLAIYAATASHKMNDFAGIPIQNRRLLGFEPEFFPDKSGFPEWITRPDRELLGSPTQSIQADIIVAQDGSGTVKTIAEAIKKAPENSARRIIIFVKAGTYAEDNLKVGRKKTNLWFLGEGRGQTVITGKKSVGHDQITTFHTAVFAATGTGFVARDITFANEAGPGNHQAVALRVGADHAVVYRCEMKGYQDTLYVHSQRQFYRECDIYGTVDFIFGNAAVVFQNCTMWARKPMAQQKVTITAQNRKDPNQNTGMSMHACQARATADLEGAKSSYPTYLGRPWKIFSRVVYMECYLGDHIDPRGWLEWNATSPLDKLYYGEYGNVGPRADTSQRVKWPGFHVNMSKGEAEKFTVAQFIFGQGWITSTGVSYQSGLLAN; the protein is encoded by the exons ATGAACCAAAACTACGGCCGTCTAAACCTCGGCCCACCCGCCACAACCACCGAACTCAAACCCCCTCCCAACCCAAAACCCCGCCGCCTCCTCCTCCTTCTTGCCGGAGCCCTCCTCATTATCGCCACCGCCTGTGGAATCCCACTGGCGGTGAGATCCTTGCAAAAGACCCATAACCCCTCCCAAGGCCTACCCCCAACTAGGGTAATCCGGGAGGCATGTGGGTTAACCCGGTTCCCGGAACTTTGCCAAACATCCCTATCAAACTTCCCCGGGGCGGTGTCGGCGAGGGACCCACGTGAGGTGGCCCACATTTCGGTTAAAATGACGTTGCAGAAGTTTGGGGTGGCATTATGGGAGTCGTCGGAGATAAGAAACTGGCCGATGGACACGTGGTCGAGGTCGGCGTACGACGACTGTTTGGAGCTGTTGGATGATTCGGTTGACCTCCTTGCACGGTCGCTGCTTTCTGTCACTAAAACGGCGTCGTCTTCGTCGCCGGCGGCAGATGAAGAGAGTGTTAGTGATGAGGATAATAAAGCTCAG CAGGGAGGGTCCCAACAAGATGTGGTGACATGGCTAAGTGGGGCCATGACAAACCAAGACACGTGTACGGAAGGATTTAACAACGTGGGTGGGACCATAAAGAATCAAATGGTCCAAAGCTTGCAAGATTTGTCCAAGCTAGTCAGCAACAGTCTAGCAATATATGCGGCCACGGCCAGTCATAAAATGAACGACTTTGCAGGTATTCCGATACAAAATCGGAGGTTAttaggattcgaacctgagtTCTTCCCGGACAAATCCGGGTTTCCTGAATGGATAACGAGGCCCGACAGAGAGCTATTAGGAAGCCCGACCCAAAGCATACAAGCGGATATAATTGTGGCACAAGATGGGTCGGGTACTGTGAAGACTATTGCCGAAGCTATAAAAAAAGCTCCCGAGAATAGTGCACGTCGCATTATTATCTTTGTCAAGGCTGGAac ATATGCAGAAGATAACTTGAAAGTGGGAAGAAAGAAAACCAATTTGTGGTTTTTAGGAGAAGGCAGAGGGCAAACTGTGATTACCGGCAAAAAAAGCGTTGGTCATGATCAGATAACCACTTTCCACACTGCCGTATTTG CCGCCACCGGCACCGGCTTTGTAGCTCGAGATATCACATTTGCAAACGAGGCTGGCCCCGGTAACCACCAAGCAGTAGCCCTTCGTGTAGGCGCCGACCATGCCGTGGTTTACCGTTGTGAGATGAAGGGGTATCAAGACACACTCTACGTACACTCTCAACGACAATTTTACAGGGAGTGCGACATATACGGAACGGTAGATTTCATTTTTGGTAACGCGGCTGTAGTGTTTCAAAATTGCACTATGTGGGCTCGAAAGCCCATGGCCCAACAAAAAGTCACAATTACAGCCCAAAACCGGAAAGACCCAAATCAGAACACGGGTATGTCAATGCACGCTTGCCAAGCCCGAGCCACCGCGGACCTCGAGGGAGCCAAATCGAGCTACCCGACCTATTTAGGCCGCCCGTGGAAAATATTTTCTAGGGTTGTGTACATGGAGTGTTACTTGGGTGATCACATTGATCCTAGAGGGTGGTTAGAGTGGAATGCAACATCTCCTTTAGACAAGTTATACTATGGTGAGTACGGAAACGTCGGGCCACGAGCCGACACGTCACAACGGGTCAAATGGCCCGGTTTTCACGTGAATATGTCCAAAGGAGAGGCCGAGAAATTTACAGTGGCCCAATTCATATTTGGACAAGGTTGGATAACTTCAACCGGGGTTTCATACCAATCAGGATTATTGGctaattaa